The proteins below come from a single Oryzomicrobium terrae genomic window:
- a CDS encoding glycosyltransferase family 4 protein, whose product MSEAALAQPNPAHRLRVALVRQRYNPYGGAERFVERALAALVAEGADVTLIAREWVGVEPAPDSGFTLQRCNPRRSLFSRLLGGRTGRDKAFAACASDALEHGGFDITQSHERLPGCMIFRAGDGVHAAWLDHRSRLLSPLGRLGQRLSPYHRYVVAQEAAMFAHPRLRAVICNSALVKEEIARYYGVGADKLVVIENGVDLEAFHPNLATTHRAAVRQALGVAETTPLFLYVGGGFERKGVPRLLDALAQVPAGALVVVGGDRRLSALQRRAAALGLAGRVHFVGPQKDVKPYYGAADAFVLPTLYDPFPNAALEALASGLPVVTSTTCGAAARIVPGQNGFVCDALDVAALAGHLATLAEPGAAARMREAARASVADLSLAAMAGQLLALYRRLAPSA is encoded by the coding sequence ATGAGCGAGGCGGCCCTGGCGCAGCCCAACCCGGCCCATCGCCTGCGCGTCGCCTTGGTGCGGCAGCGTTACAACCCCTACGGTGGCGCCGAGCGCTTCGTCGAGCGGGCCTTGGCGGCCCTGGTCGCCGAAGGTGCCGATGTCACCCTGATCGCCCGGGAATGGGTCGGAGTCGAACCGGCGCCGGATTCGGGGTTTACCCTGCAACGCTGCAACCCGCGCCGTTCCTTGTTCTCCAGGCTGCTGGGCGGGCGGACCGGGCGGGACAAGGCGTTTGCCGCCTGCGCCAGCGATGCCTTGGAGCACGGGGGCTTCGACATCACCCAGTCCCACGAGCGCTTACCCGGCTGCATGATCTTTCGTGCCGGCGACGGGGTGCATGCCGCCTGGCTCGACCATCGATCCCGGCTGTTGTCGCCCCTGGGGCGGCTGGGGCAACGCCTGTCGCCCTACCACCGTTATGTCGTCGCCCAGGAGGCGGCCATGTTCGCTCATCCCCGGCTGCGGGCCGTGATCTGCAACTCGGCGCTGGTCAAGGAGGAGATCGCCCGGTACTACGGGGTTGGCGCGGACAAATTGGTGGTGATCGAGAATGGGGTGGATCTGGAAGCGTTCCATCCGAACCTGGCCACCACCCATCGTGCTGCCGTGCGCCAGGCTTTGGGTGTGGCGGAAACGACGCCACTGTTTCTCTACGTGGGCGGTGGGTTCGAGCGCAAGGGGGTGCCGCGTCTGCTCGACGCCCTGGCCCAGGTGCCGGCAGGGGCGTTGGTGGTGGTTGGCGGCGACCGCCGCCTGAGCGCCCTACAGCGCCGCGCTGCCGCCCTGGGGCTGGCCGGGCGGGTGCACTTCGTCGGTCCGCAGAAGGATGTGAAGCCCTATTACGGTGCGGCCGACGCCTTCGTCCTGCCCACCCTCTACGACCCCTTTCCCAATGCCGCCCTGGAGGCCCTGGCGTCCGGTTTGCCGGTGGTGACCTCCACCACCTGCGGTGCCGCGGCGCGCATCGTCCCCGGACAAAACGGCTTCGTCTGCGATGCCCTGGACGTGGCCGCCCTGGCCGGCCACCTGGCGACCCTGGCGGAACCCGGCGCGGCTGCAAGGATGCGCGAGGCCGCCCGGGCCAGCGTCGCCGACCTGTCTCTGGCCGCTATGGCCGGCCAGTTGCTTGCCCTCTATCGCCGCCTGGCGCCGAGTGCCTGA
- the rfaQ gene encoding putative lipopolysaccharide heptosyltransferase III produces MTAPLTFLPAAAPVVPDPVPLADLKRVLVIKLRHHGDVLLSAPVFSVLKAAAPHAEIDALVYADTREMLTGHPAISAVHCIDRNWKKRGPLGQLQAEWGLLRTLRGRRYDLVLHLTEHRRGAWITRLSGARYGVAPRVKGRDGSWAKAFTHFVAKPGNALRHTVERNLDFLRRIGIYPAPEARGVALVPGAVAEAKVEALLAGHGLAPGAFIHLHPASRWMFKGWTTQAWIALATQLVNRGQHLVFSGAPGAAEEGLVAAIIAALPAAPGKAVSLAGQLSLKELAALTARARAFVGVDSAPMHIAAAMGTPAVALFGPSGDKEWGPWPISGAGQTVSHRVVASTRHPCRPCGIDGCGGGKVSDCLVALTPEAVFAALDGVLAEAEGRWA; encoded by the coding sequence ATGACTGCTCCACTGACATTTCTACCCGCTGCTGCGCCGGTCGTGCCCGATCCGGTCCCCCTGGCCGACCTGAAGCGGGTGCTGGTGATCAAGCTGCGCCACCACGGCGACGTGCTGCTCTCCGCCCCGGTCTTTTCCGTGCTCAAGGCGGCGGCTCCCCATGCCGAGATCGACGCTCTGGTCTATGCCGATACCCGGGAGATGCTCACCGGCCACCCGGCGATCAGCGCCGTGCATTGCATCGACCGCAACTGGAAGAAGCGCGGTCCGCTGGGTCAGCTGCAGGCCGAATGGGGCCTGCTGCGCACCCTGCGCGGACGGCGCTACGACTTGGTGCTGCATCTCACCGAACACCGCCGCGGCGCCTGGATCACCCGTTTGAGCGGGGCCCGCTACGGCGTGGCGCCCCGGGTCAAGGGGCGCGACGGTAGCTGGGCCAAGGCCTTCACCCATTTCGTCGCCAAACCAGGCAATGCCTTGCGCCACACGGTGGAGCGCAATCTCGACTTCCTGCGCCGCATTGGCATCTACCCGGCCCCTGAGGCTCGGGGGGTGGCCCTGGTCCCCGGCGCGGTGGCGGAGGCCAAGGTGGAGGCGTTGCTGGCGGGGCATGGCCTGGCGCCAGGCGCTTTTATCCATCTGCACCCGGCGTCGCGCTGGATGTTCAAGGGCTGGACCACCCAGGCCTGGATTGCGCTGGCCACTCAGTTGGTGAACCGGGGGCAGCATCTGGTGTTTTCCGGTGCGCCCGGTGCGGCCGAGGAAGGCCTGGTGGCAGCTATCATCGCCGCCCTGCCGGCGGCGCCGGGCAAGGCAGTGAGCCTGGCGGGGCAGTTGAGCCTCAAGGAGTTGGCGGCCCTGACCGCTCGGGCCCGGGCGTTCGTCGGCGTCGATTCGGCGCCGATGCACATCGCCGCTGCCATGGGCACCCCGGCGGTGGCCCTGTTCGGCCCCTCCGGCGACAAGGAGTGGGGCCCCTGGCCGATCAGCGGTGCCGGGCAGACCGTGTCGCACCGGGTGGTGGCCAGCACCCGCCATCCCTGCCGACCCTGCGGTATCGACGGCTGCGGCGGCGGCAAGGTGAGCGACTGCCTGGTCGCCCTGACCCCCGAAGCGGTGTTTGCCGCCCTCGACGGCGTACTGGCCGAAGCCGAAGGACGCTGGGCATGA
- a CDS encoding histidine phosphatase family protein, whose protein sequence is MAGTAAPLTLYLIRHPAVATPPGICYGQRDVPLAAPPGAAAERLRTLLPPVALPLYSSPLSRCLALARELHPEPVVDGRLMEMAFGTWEGRTWDEIGPGPLTAWAEDMSDFAPPAGESARMLQGRVLEWLDDLAAEARDHEVAGDVAAGARVVVTHGGVIRALTGAALGLAPADWFRLQVDFAALTVLEWPRAGGAPPRLLALNR, encoded by the coding sequence ATGGCCGGGACCGCTGCACCGCTGACGTTGTACTTGATCCGTCACCCGGCGGTGGCTACCCCGCCCGGCATCTGCTACGGCCAGCGCGACGTTCCCCTGGCAGCGCCGCCGGGTGCCGCGGCCGAGCGCCTGCGCACCTTGCTGCCGCCGGTGGCGCTGCCTCTCTATTCGAGCCCCTTGAGCCGCTGTCTGGCCCTGGCCCGGGAACTGCATCCGGAGCCGGTCGTCGATGGGCGCCTGATGGAAATGGCCTTCGGCACCTGGGAAGGGCGCACCTGGGACGAGATCGGCCCAGGCCCCCTGACGGCCTGGGCCGAGGACATGAGCGACTTCGCCCCGCCGGCCGGGGAATCGGCGCGCATGTTGCAGGGGCGGGTGCTGGAATGGCTCGACGACCTGGCTGCGGAAGCCCGCGACCATGAGGTCGCAGGTGACGTCGCGGCCGGGGCCCGGGTGGTGGTGACCCACGGCGGGGTGATCCGCGCGCTGACCGGCGCTGCCCTGGGCTTGGCGCCGGCGGACTGGTTCCGCCTGCAGGTGGATTTTGCCGCCTTGACGGTGCTGGAGTGGCCCCGGGCCGGTGGCGCACCGCCGCGCCTGCTGGCGCTCAACCGTTAA
- a CDS encoding adenosylcobinamide-GDP ribazoletransferase — protein sequence MTLLLRELAYFFAAVRFFTRLPVPAWVGHSAEMLQAAARYFAAVGLLVGGLGAAAFWLAAQVWPQPVAVLASLAATLYATGAFHEDGLSDMVDGFGGGWTRERILDIMKDSRVGSYGATALFLALAGKVAALCLLPAAWVPAALVAGHSVSRCCSGALLTRLDYVREDLSSKSKPLANRMPLSALAVSALFAAAGLALWCAAAPAALLLPALFLALLATVWLARLMLRNLGGYTGDCLGAAQQVSEIAFYLGLLAQWPAI from the coding sequence ATGACCCTGCTCCTGCGCGAACTGGCCTATTTTTTCGCCGCCGTGCGCTTCTTCACCCGCCTGCCGGTACCGGCCTGGGTGGGGCATTCGGCTGAAATGCTGCAGGCTGCGGCGCGCTACTTTGCCGCCGTCGGGCTGCTGGTTGGTGGCCTCGGCGCTGCCGCATTCTGGCTGGCCGCCCAGGTGTGGCCCCAGCCGGTGGCGGTGCTGGCCTCCCTGGCGGCCACCCTGTACGCCACCGGCGCGTTCCACGAGGATGGCCTCTCGGACATGGTGGATGGCTTCGGCGGTGGTTGGACCCGGGAGCGCATCCTGGACATCATGAAAGATTCCCGGGTCGGTAGCTACGGCGCCACCGCCCTGTTCCTCGCCCTGGCGGGCAAGGTGGCGGCGCTCTGCCTGCTGCCCGCCGCCTGGGTGCCGGCCGCCCTTGTGGCCGGCCACAGCGTGTCGCGCTGCTGCAGCGGCGCCTTGCTGACCCGGCTCGACTACGTGCGCGAGGACCTGAGCAGCAAGTCCAAGCCCCTAGCCAACCGGATGCCGCTCTCCGCCTTGGCGGTATCGGCCCTGTTCGCCGCCGCCGGCCTGGCGCTGTGGTGCGCGGCGGCCCCTGCCGCCCTCCTCCTGCCGGCCCTGTTCCTGGCGTTGCTGGCGACCGTCTGGCTGGCCCGGCTGATGCTGCGCAACCTGGGCGGGTATACCGGCGATTGCCTGGGGGCGGCCCAACAGGTCAGCGAGATCGCCTTCTACCTGGGCCTGCTCGCCCAGTGGCCGGCGATTTGA